A DNA window from Thermosynechococcaceae cyanobacterium Okahandja contains the following coding sequences:
- a CDS encoding DUF2281 domain-containing protein, whose translation MAMDEQIYQYIQQLSTAQKAELLDFVQYLLIKAEKDQKKD comes from the coding sequence ATGGCAATGGATGAGCAAATTTATCAATATATTCAACAGCTTTCCACAGCCCAGAAAGCAGAGTTACTTGATTTTGTTCAGTATCTACTAATAAAAGCAGAAAAAGACCAGAAAAAAGACTGA
- the cas2 gene encoding CRISPR-associated endonuclease Cas2 translates to MLLYVIAYDIPNDKRRRKVAELLEGYGQRVQFSVFEARLTPKQLQQLRDRLRRRLKFSEDHVRIYPLSHHTESSILILGIGCSSLEPPTSQVV, encoded by the coding sequence ATGTTGCTGTACGTCATTGCCTACGATATTCCCAACGATAAGCGCCGCCGTAAAGTTGCCGAATTGTTAGAAGGCTACGGCCAGCGGGTGCAGTTCAGCGTCTTCGAGGCAAGGCTCACCCCCAAACAACTCCAACAACTGCGCGATCGCCTCCGTCGTCGCCTCAAATTTAGCGAAGATCACGTCCGCATTTATCCCCTCAGTCATCACACCGAGAGCAGCATCCTCATTCTGGGCATTGGTTGCTCTTCCCTTGAACCACCCACCAGTCAGGTTGTTTAA
- a CDS encoding RAMP superfamily CRISPR-associated protein yields the protein MVFDRPQRQLPNHQATQRHPSAKSQHKNPTNSGSHNKGGDNNPPPSPWLGHPYDQQPNPHPTASFVEYLRWMRSPDSPYEDGTKIEILTKAETGNYSQRLKVLTERTRQLAGNENCIEVTCSWRIRVGGHRGPESILLPAFDALGMPYIPSSTLRGVARAQALRELQSEAEVAKYFGSLEAEPGDRAGKIIFFDAYPLPQQKNGGLAADMANNLWKWENGNLQYSANPNAFFSLRQVTFLIAIKPTAHCSAETLHQVRHWLIQGLTQGIGSQVNAGYGALVEPKKQIERGFFRVNFTLQGQLIHGHQRFTQWTWNDQRLQWQMRGQPQAEVRSTAFKSMLRYWFRALGCGILPTAEVQRLEGLIFGAIQPQPQQGYLRVRVLNGQVTQPEARPNHQGRNAPCGEQQGTLVLDYSLEVPDSQKENLAQLAKTLTWLMFHLGGIGQGARRPCYSRRNRERAPWWRGSSLIPKEESPFWELPDTARKFQTLFKRQLHNFYRAFSQLTQQPLFPAEKLRGGAPTRERWQEAVDRHCKIIVCSGEEEFDKPFALAVLHSPEFKIRNRRDQLDYDGRLCGSVQPQVQPSPVWIADLGEYQVVTVFGATQPPRNQYLDELKRRAREYYQLWPL from the coding sequence ATGGTATTCGACAGACCCCAGCGCCAACTACCCAATCATCAGGCAACGCAACGCCACCCGTCTGCAAAATCCCAGCATAAAAATCCCACTAATTCTGGGAGTCATAACAAAGGTGGCGACAACAACCCACCCCCCTCGCCATGGCTGGGGCATCCCTACGACCAGCAGCCCAATCCTCATCCCACCGCCAGTTTTGTTGAATATCTCCGCTGGATGCGATCGCCCGATAGCCCTTACGAAGATGGAACAAAAATCGAAATCCTTACCAAAGCGGAGACCGGGAACTACAGCCAGCGCCTGAAGGTACTGACGGAGCGTACCCGTCAATTGGCAGGCAACGAGAACTGCATTGAAGTTACCTGTTCTTGGCGCATCCGCGTGGGTGGCCACCGTGGCCCCGAAAGCATTCTGCTCCCCGCTTTTGATGCCCTTGGGATGCCCTATATTCCCTCGAGTACCTTGCGGGGGGTCGCCCGTGCCCAAGCGTTACGGGAACTCCAGTCAGAGGCAGAAGTGGCAAAATACTTTGGTTCTTTAGAGGCCGAACCGGGCGATCGCGCCGGCAAAATAATTTTCTTTGATGCCTATCCCCTACCCCAGCAGAAGAATGGTGGCCTTGCGGCGGATATGGCCAATAACCTATGGAAATGGGAAAATGGCAACCTCCAGTACTCTGCTAACCCCAATGCCTTTTTCTCGCTGCGGCAGGTCACATTTCTCATTGCCATTAAGCCCACAGCGCATTGCTCCGCCGAAACGCTGCATCAGGTGCGGCACTGGTTAATTCAAGGACTCACCCAAGGCATTGGTTCCCAAGTGAACGCAGGTTACGGAGCCTTGGTTGAACCGAAGAAACAGATCGAGCGTGGCTTTTTTAGGGTTAACTTTACCCTCCAAGGGCAACTCATCCATGGACACCAAAGATTTACCCAGTGGACATGGAATGATCAAAGACTACAATGGCAAATGCGGGGTCAGCCACAAGCAGAAGTGCGTTCAACAGCCTTTAAGTCAATGCTGCGTTATTGGTTCCGCGCCCTAGGCTGTGGAATATTGCCTACTGCTGAAGTTCAACGCCTTGAAGGGTTAATTTTTGGTGCAATTCAGCCGCAGCCCCAACAGGGGTACTTGCGGGTACGAGTTCTCAATGGCCAAGTAACACAACCCGAAGCCCGCCCCAATCATCAAGGTAGAAATGCTCCCTGTGGCGAACAACAAGGAACTTTAGTGCTTGACTATTCCTTAGAAGTACCTGATAGCCAAAAGGAAAACTTGGCACAGTTAGCTAAAACCCTGACTTGGTTGATGTTTCATCTTGGCGGTATTGGTCAAGGAGCGCGTCGCCCTTGCTATTCTCGTAGAAACCGTGAACGAGCACCTTGGTGGCGGGGGTCTTCGCTGATTCCAAAAGAGGAAAGCCCATTTTGGGAATTGCCAGACACTGCTCGTAAATTTCAAACATTATTTAAGAGGCAATTACATAACTTCTATCGAGCTTTCAGTCAGCTAACACAGCAGCCATTATTCCCCGCAGAGAAACTGAGAGGGGGTGCTCCTACTCGCGAAAGGTGGCAAGAGGCGGTAGATCGGCACTGTAAAATTATTGTGTGTAGCGGCGAAGAAGAGTTTGATAAACCCTTTGCACTGGCGGTACTCCATTCTCCAGAATTCAAAATTCGTAACCGCAGAGATCAGCTAGATTATGATGGTCGTCTTTGTGGTTCAGTACAACCTCAGGTTCAACCCTCACCGGTATGGATTGCTGATCTAGGGGAGTATCAAGTCGTTACCGTCTTTGGGGCAACGCAGCCACCGCGAAACCAATATCTTGACGAACTTAAACGCCGAGCAAGGGAGTATTATCAACTGTGGCCTCTATGA
- a CDS encoding J domain-containing protein produces the protein MNHYYDILGLPSGASHAEVQDAYRRLCLECHPDQLPPNTPKRARQIVEEHFKQINEAYAALMEYSSVYSSSGNSYKPPDASLQSIFDPARMEAIRSELEAEREVIEQQYQQKLEHIHDQQQQKLIRHGLTRDDLEKLDFTTKSLIAVFLIILSLPSLAGLALGGIFMFPSIGWFILCGILLLSVLGAKTVDSITYEVISEIKKATTVAKTRADEQRQQRLRQQEAPIRQRVDYFKSLPLATLSNSFAQRLSDRDRFFLLLAIKEREDAEHILRNLPMNVKIAAGIV, from the coding sequence ATGAACCACTACTACGACATTCTTGGCTTGCCATCCGGTGCCTCCCACGCCGAGGTTCAGGATGCCTACCGCCGCCTGTGCCTAGAATGCCATCCCGATCAGTTACCCCCCAACACGCCCAAAAGGGCACGTCAAATTGTTGAAGAGCATTTCAAGCAAATCAATGAAGCCTATGCGGCCTTGATGGAGTACTCTAGCGTGTACAGCTCATCGGGGAACTCTTACAAACCACCAGATGCCTCCCTACAATCAATTTTTGATCCTGCCCGTATGGAGGCCATTCGCAGTGAACTGGAGGCAGAGCGCGAAGTCATTGAGCAACAGTATCAGCAAAAACTTGAGCACATTCATGATCAACAACAACAGAAGCTGATTCGCCATGGCCTCACAAGGGATGATCTTGAGAAACTAGACTTTACTACTAAAAGTCTTATTGCTGTATTCCTTATTATTCTGAGCTTACCGAGTCTAGCCGGACTTGCTTTGGGAGGCATTTTTATGTTCCCTAGTATTGGCTGGTTCATCCTCTGCGGCATCCTTTTGCTGTCAGTGCTGGGGGCGAAGACTGTTGACAGCATTACCTACGAGGTCATTTCCGAGATCAAAAAGGCAACAACGGTAGCCAAAACCCGTGCCGATGAGCAACGGCAGCAACGACTGCGGCAGCAAGAAGCCCCCATTCGGCAGCGGGTGGACTATTTCAAGTCTCTGCCATTAGCCACCCTCAGTAATTCATTTGCTCAAAGGTTAAGTGATAGGGATCGATTTTTCTTGTTGCTGGCAATTAAAGAACGCGAAGATGCTGAGCATATTCTCCGCAATTTGCCCATGAATGTCAAAATTGCAGCAGGGATTGTCTAG
- the cas10 gene encoding type III-B CRISPR-associated protein Cas10/Cmr2, translating into MYYERKLFALLHDPYLKALYTNKASKGAWQQVTCLSSRSEELEAWWNQHRGVSADHIASASDRVSFTPQMRTSPRTTGGVTQVEICHPISGAKSTLDFAFAGSLSDNTLATVEQRAIWQQIRHEPDAQKVFWWFWRFYGEAIANDQASQSQAVSAKDVLLLPADTRIPDCPLEAHTAITAALAGTLFPQEAAAPNQPQHPWLLMFSFSPVQDFIKASRKLLDFWAGSYLLHYLSAQVCWFLAERYGPDVVITPNLYQQTIIDALLLQKYPDFAAYFEHLQMQNPVTAFQTKASASLVTAGFPNVITALIPAQDKDTIGHELQEHLRQTWLSIGTKVREAIKARVRSLYEEAESVAQIEAWIAQEFPPPLQAELQKEFHSWQHGGRWEWNALWQVQLEHFWESYWIALPLGDPEQSLACWRGAPTYPQWKRAQTVLANSEATLPTEVEEKVYATINVGTWWPLLQQRLGQALSALKNTRNWQFPASPGERSSISGAYSALHPNLLYREPFREGHGLPTSSMRLFWRVMAQAFPGLFNGTERLNAIEVTKRMAWQYGGVAASLGVTCPEDDYENLVRFPNASSIAAARFMVQQPEQVKQYWCELQQEFAGDEQLRPYRDRFGGKTRRPSHIPQVDETLGDYNGVMFSPKWLSEDVGIDNKQDLAALRSAVDWAQKRLKWGDRSPADWWCILLADGDSMGDYVRGHSLKSYREYVASNIVADIDRQAQTLPEGQAWQTFINSTPKRMGPATHVGLNRALLDFSNRLVPYLVEQRYCGRVVYSGGDDVMAVLPLEDALPLIQVLRQAWCGGSDPAGEFEPRGGYWQTVQGSNAADHLGMRRLFTMGQGATMSMGVVMAYKSVPLPTVLEHLWQAEKEQAKKLPGKDGLCFRVIYGSGNVLEAVLKGHLLEQWQCLVQQANEEVSPFLYRLLSELPQHCWLGGDRALEVAIASLANRREKEFPDNFIEGFCQWCHEWEQWALAHPGQRGTDLQDFLRLLRLTAFLIDKRFPSQATPSSRPVVSLGRV; encoded by the coding sequence ATGTACTACGAACGCAAACTCTTTGCCCTGCTCCATGATCCCTACCTCAAGGCTCTCTACACCAATAAGGCCAGTAAAGGGGCGTGGCAGCAGGTAACGTGCCTTTCTAGCCGCAGTGAGGAACTCGAAGCGTGGTGGAATCAGCACCGGGGGGTGAGTGCCGACCACATTGCCTCCGCCTCCGATCGGGTGAGTTTTACCCCTCAGATGCGCACCTCCCCCAGAACGACAGGTGGGGTGACCCAAGTTGAAATTTGCCATCCAATCAGCGGTGCCAAAAGCACCCTTGACTTTGCCTTTGCTGGCAGCCTGAGCGACAACACCCTAGCCACCGTTGAGCAGCGGGCGATTTGGCAGCAGATTCGCCACGAGCCGGATGCCCAAAAAGTGTTTTGGTGGTTCTGGCGGTTTTATGGCGAGGCCATTGCGAACGATCAGGCCAGCCAATCGCAAGCCGTCTCCGCCAAAGATGTGCTGCTGCTTCCTGCCGATACCCGCATTCCCGACTGCCCCCTTGAAGCCCATACCGCCATTACCGCTGCGCTGGCGGGCACTCTTTTCCCTCAGGAGGCGGCAGCCCCTAACCAGCCCCAGCACCCATGGCTGCTCATGTTTTCCTTTTCGCCGGTGCAGGACTTCATCAAAGCCTCGCGCAAGCTGCTAGATTTTTGGGCCGGTTCCTATCTGCTGCACTACCTCAGTGCTCAGGTGTGCTGGTTTTTGGCCGAACGCTACGGGCCAGATGTGGTCATTACCCCCAACCTCTACCAGCAAACAATTATTGATGCCCTGCTGTTGCAGAAATATCCCGATTTTGCAGCGTACTTTGAGCACTTGCAGATGCAAAACCCCGTAACCGCCTTCCAGACCAAAGCAAGTGCCAGTCTGGTGACAGCGGGCTTTCCGAATGTCATTACCGCCCTCATCCCAGCCCAAGACAAAGACACCATTGGCCATGAACTCCAAGAGCATCTCCGCCAGACGTGGCTGAGCATCGGCACGAAGGTACGGGAAGCCATCAAAGCGAGGGTGCGCAGCCTTTATGAAGAAGCAGAATCAGTTGCCCAAATTGAGGCTTGGATTGCTCAGGAATTTCCGCCACCGTTGCAGGCGGAGTTACAAAAAGAATTCCACAGTTGGCAGCACGGTGGCCGCTGGGAATGGAACGCCCTGTGGCAAGTGCAACTGGAGCACTTTTGGGAGAGCTACTGGATTGCCCTGCCCCTCGGGGATCCCGAGCAGTCCTTGGCCTGTTGGCGGGGGGCACCCACCTACCCCCAGTGGAAAAGGGCACAAACGGTCTTAGCCAACAGCGAGGCAACGTTGCCCACTGAAGTGGAGGAAAAGGTTTACGCCACCATTAACGTTGGAACCTGGTGGCCGCTGCTACAACAACGCTTGGGGCAAGCCCTCTCTGCCCTCAAAAATACTCGGAACTGGCAGTTTCCGGCATCTCCGGGAGAGCGTTCCTCCATTTCTGGCGCTTACAGTGCCCTGCACCCTAACCTGCTGTATCGCGAACCGTTTCGGGAAGGGCACGGCTTGCCCACCAGTTCAATGCGGTTGTTTTGGCGCGTGATGGCTCAGGCCTTTCCGGGGTTGTTTAACGGTACAGAGCGGCTGAATGCCATTGAAGTCACAAAGCGCATGGCATGGCAGTATGGCGGTGTGGCGGCCTCCCTTGGGGTGACGTGTCCGGAAGATGACTACGAAAACCTTGTGCGCTTTCCCAATGCCAGCAGTATTGCGGCAGCCCGCTTTATGGTGCAGCAGCCGGAGCAAGTGAAGCAGTATTGGTGCGAACTCCAGCAAGAATTTGCGGGCGATGAGCAGTTGCGCCCCTATCGCGATCGCTTTGGGGGGAAAACCCGTCGCCCCAGCCACATTCCCCAAGTGGATGAGACCCTCGGTGACTACAATGGCGTGATGTTCTCGCCAAAGTGGCTCTCCGAAGATGTGGGGATTGACAACAAACAGGATCTGGCCGCCCTGCGGAGTGCGGTGGACTGGGCGCAAAAGCGCTTGAAGTGGGGCGATCGCTCCCCGGCGGATTGGTGGTGCATTCTCCTTGCCGATGGCGACAGCATGGGGGACTACGTGCGCGGCCACAGCCTCAAGAGCTACCGCGAGTATGTGGCCAGCAATATCGTGGCGGACATTGACCGGCAGGCTCAAACGCTCCCCGAAGGGCAAGCGTGGCAAACCTTTATCAACAGCACGCCGAAGCGGATGGGACCGGCCACCCATGTGGGACTGAACCGCGCCCTGTTGGATTTTTCCAACCGGTTGGTGCCCTACCTTGTCGAGCAGCGCTACTGTGGCCGCGTCGTCTATAGTGGTGGCGATGACGTGATGGCGGTTTTACCCCTCGAAGATGCCCTGCCCTTAATTCAGGTCCTACGGCAGGCATGGTGTGGCGGCAGCGATCCGGCAGGCGAATTTGAGCCACGGGGTGGCTACTGGCAAACCGTTCAGGGGAGCAATGCGGCGGATCACCTAGGAATGCGCCGTCTGTTTACGATGGGGCAGGGAGCCACCATGAGTATGGGGGTGGTGATGGCCTATAAAAGCGTGCCCTTGCCCACCGTCTTGGAGCACCTCTGGCAGGCAGAGAAAGAGCAGGCAAAGAAACTACCCGGTAAGGATGGCCTCTGTTTTCGGGTCATTTATGGCTCGGGGAATGTTTTGGAAGCCGTCCTCAAGGGACACCTACTGGAGCAATGGCAGTGCTTGGTACAGCAGGCGAATGAGGAGGTGAGTCCATTCTTGTACCGCTTGCTGAGTGAGTTGCCGCAGCACTGCTGGTTGGGCGGCGATCGCGCCCTAGAGGTGGCGATCGCAAGTCTTGCTAACCGCCGCGAGAAAGAATTCCCCGACAATTTTATCGAGGGATTTTGTCAGTGGTGCCACGAGTGGGAACAATGGGCGCTAGCACACCCCGGGCAGCGGGGCACCGATCTGCAAGACTTCCTCCGCCTGCTGCGTTTGACCGCCTTCTTGATTGATAAACGGTTTCCGTCTCAGGCCACCCCCTCTAGCCGTCCGGTGGTTAGCCTCGGTCGAGTGTAA
- the cmr4 gene encoding type III-B CRISPR module RAMP protein Cmr4 produces the protein MLNLIYLYLLSPLHTGGTTQEGNLLGIARESHTELPYIPSSTLRGRLRSLTEPSQRNRLWGNTIEDVTGGGDTNLSQGQVWVGDGSLLWVPVPSLSHGVIWISCPMLLQRWRRLTASPSTPVAPYSTNLAKNRPVYLKDAILKGNELKEWPNWQEWVPARNSTQIERVLVLPDQHCATLIQMSLWRQVKIKLNQHKTVEGGFRYEEAIPPDTLMYAPWGTVAQLNGAAPKAKSDLQDLLDSHSILQIGGQESLGRGFVQVVSLGS, from the coding sequence ATGCTGAATCTGATCTATCTCTATCTGCTGTCGCCCCTGCACACGGGCGGTACAACCCAAGAAGGAAACCTATTGGGCATTGCGCGGGAATCCCATACAGAATTGCCCTACATTCCCTCTAGCACCCTGCGCGGTCGGTTGCGATCGCTCACTGAGCCTAGCCAACGCAATCGCCTCTGGGGCAACACCATCGAAGATGTTACGGGAGGCGGCGATACAAACCTCAGCCAAGGCCAAGTGTGGGTGGGGGATGGCTCGCTGCTGTGGGTACCCGTCCCCTCCCTCAGCCATGGGGTTATCTGGATTAGCTGCCCAATGCTCCTCCAGCGCTGGCGGCGGCTTACCGCGAGTCCTTCGACTCCTGTGGCTCCCTATAGCACTAACTTGGCCAAGAACCGACCGGTTTACCTGAAAGATGCCATTCTCAAAGGGAACGAACTTAAGGAATGGCCGAATTGGCAGGAATGGGTACCTGCCCGCAACTCAACCCAAATTGAGCGAGTCCTAGTGCTACCGGATCAGCACTGTGCCACCCTCATTCAAATGAGCCTGTGGCGGCAAGTCAAAATCAAGCTCAACCAACACAAAACCGTTGAAGGCGGATTCCGCTACGAAGAAGCCATTCCCCCCGATACCCTGATGTACGCTCCGTGGGGGACTGTAGCTCAACTGAATGGAGCCGCCCCGAAAGCCAAAAGTGACCTTCAAGATCTGTTGGATAGCCACAGCATCCTGCAAATTGGCGGTCAGGAAAGTCTTGGCCGGGGCTTTGTTCAAGTCGTTAGCTTAGGGAGTTAG